Proteins encoded within one genomic window of Ovis aries strain OAR_USU_Benz2616 breed Rambouillet chromosome 1, ARS-UI_Ramb_v3.0, whole genome shotgun sequence:
- the LOC105609874 gene encoding LOW QUALITY PROTEIN: dnaJ homolog subfamily C member 2-like (The sequence of the model RefSeq protein was modified relative to this genomic sequence to represent the inferred CDS: inserted 5 bases in 3 codons; substituted 1 base at 1 genomic stop codon), producing MLLLPSAADGQGTAITHALTSXELEDKKELSEESEDEELQLEEFPMLKTLDPKDWKNQDHYAVLGLGHVRYKATQRQIKAAHKAMVLKHHPDKRKAAGEPIKEGDNDYFTCITKAYEMLSDPVKRRAFNSVDPTFDNSVPSKSEAKDNFFEVFSPVFERNSRWSNXKKVPKLGDMNSSFEDVDAFYSFWYNFDSWREFSYLEEEEKEKXECRDERRWIEKQNRATRAQRKKEEMNRIRTLVDNAYSCDRRIKEFKEEEKAKKEAEKKAKADAKRKEQEAKEKXRQAELEAARLAKEKEEEEVRQQALLAKKEKDIQKKAIKKERQKLRNSCKTWNHFSDSEAEHVKMMEEVEKLCDRLELASLQCLNETLTSSTKEVGKAALEKQMEEINEQIRKEKEEAEARMRQASKNAEKSAGGGGNGSKHWSEDDLQLLIKAVNLFPAGTNSRWEVIANYMNIHSSSGVKRTAKDVIGKAKSLQKLDPHQKDDINKKAFDKFKKEHGVVPQADNATPSERFEGPCTDFTPWTTEEQKLLEQALKTYPVNTPERWEKIAEAVPGRTKKDCMKRYKELVEMVKAKKAAQEQVLNASRGKK from the exons ATGCTGCTCCTGCCAAGCGCTGCAGACGGCCAGGGCACCGCCATCACCCACGCTCTGACCTC GGAACTGGAGGATAAGAAAGAGTTATCAGAGGAATCGGAAGATGAAGAATTGCAGTTAGAAGAGTTTCCCATGCTGAAAACACTTGATCCCAAAGACTGGAAGAACCAAGATCATTATGCAGTACTTGGACTTGGCCACGTAAGATACAAAGCTACACAGAGACAGATTAAAGCAGCTCATAAAGCAATGGTTTTAAAACATCACCCAGACAAACGGAAAGCAGCTGGTGAACCAATAAAAGAAGGAGATAATGACTACTTCACTTGCATAACTAAAGCTTATGAAATGTTATCTGATCCAGTGAAAAGACGAGCATTTAACAGTGTAGATCCTACTTTTGATAACTCAGTTCCTTCTAAAAGTGAAGCAAAGGACAATTTCTTCGAAGTGTTTTCCCCAGTGTTTGAAAGGAATTCCAGGtggtcaaattaaaaaaaagtccctAAACTTGGTGATATGAATTCATCATTTGAAGATGTAGatgcattttattctttctggtaTAATTTTGATTCTTGGAGAGAATTTTCTTatttagaagaagaagaaaaggaaa cagaatgCCGTGACGAAAGGAGATGGATTGAAAAGCAGAACAGAGCAACAAGGgcccaaaggaaaaaagaagaaatgaacagaataaGAACATTAGTTGATAATGCATATAGCTGTGACCGAAGGATAAAAGAAtttaaggaagaggaaaaagccaagaaagaagcagaaaagaaagcaaaagcagaCGCAAAACGAAAGGAGCAAGAGGCTAAAGAGAA CAGACAAGCTGAATTAGAAGCTGCTCGGttagcaaaggagaaagaagaggaggaagttaGACAACAAGCATTATtggcaaagaaggaaaaagatatcCAGAAAAAAGCCattaagaaagaaaggcaaaaactTCGAAACTCATGCAAGACCTGGAATCACTTTTCTGACAGTGAGGCAGAACATGTTAAAATGATGGAAGAAGTGGAAAAACTTTGTGATCGGCTTGAATTAGCAAGTTTACAGTGCTTGAATGAAACACTCACATCATCTACTAAAGAAGTAGGAAAGGCTGCTCTGGAAAAACagatggaagaaataaatgagcaaattagaaaagagaaagaggaagctgaggctcgtATGCGACAAGCATCTAAGAATGCAGAGAAGTCAGCTGGCGGAGGTGGAAACGGAAGTAAACATTGGTCAGAAGATGATCTGCAATTACTCATTAAAGCTGTGAATCTCTTCCCTGCTGGAACAAATTCAAGATGGGAAGTTATTGCTAATTACATGAACATACATTCTTCTTCTGGAGTTAAGAGAACCGCCAAAGATGTTATCGGCAAAGCAAAGAGCCTTCAAAAACTTGACCCTCATCAAAAGGATGACATAAATAAAAAGGCTTttgataaatttaagaaagaacATGGTGTGGTGCCTCAGGCAGACAATGCAACACCTTCAGAACGATTTGAAGGTCCATGCACAGATTTCACCCCTTGGACAACAGAAGAACAGAAGCTTTTGGAACAAGCTTTGAAAACATACCCAGTAAATACACCTGAAAGATGGGAAAAAATAGCAGAAGCAGTGCCTGGCAGGACAAAGAAGGACTGCATGAAACGATACAAGGAACTGGTTGAAATGGTAAAAGCAAAGAAAGCTGCTCAAGAGCAAGTGCTGAATGCAAGTAGAGGCAAGAAATGA